Within the Enterococcus hirae ATCC 9790 genome, the region ATTCAGATAATTGATCAAATCCTTCTTTACTATTTATATCAAAATTTTTCGGAAAAGATACACCAGTTCCACAGTCAATAGAATTTCCATAAAAACTAAAATCTGGTTTTCCACTTATATAAGCATAGCTTTCACTTGCTTTAGGAAATTCTCCTTGATCTTTCTTATAATTAGTGATACCTTTCATTTTATTTTTTTGAATATAACTCACATTTTTTAAAGTAATATGCTCATTTTTGATGGTCTTTTCAGCAAACTTCAAGCCAAATTCTTCGTCAATAAACTTTTCAAGAACTCTAAATCCTTGACTTAACGAATGTGCATATAAGTTATTCGGAGTTTTTAGTATAATAACTGCATTATATTGATATAAAGTATCATCTATAATATTATGCTCTTTATAGTCTGCTTTACCAACATTAAAGAAACGTAATAATTCAGAAAGCCATTCTATCTGTTTCTTTTCATGACTCTCAAAGAAAAAAACAATTCTAAATTATTTTTTGGCTCAGTTCTACTTTCTCCTATTTGTATATAACCATTTTCATTAAGTATCCTAGAAACCTCAGAAAAATTATTTGTTCTACATTTAGATAGTATAAGCTTCATTTTTTCATTTCCTTACATCACTTTATTTGTAAATATTAATTCCTATTTTTTAATACAAATATTTCCTTCCCCGAGGAACATCAAATTTCTTTCTTATATAACCCAATGTATTCTTGTAATATTCCATATTTCTTTCCTTTTCTATATTTTTTAAGATTTTTAATTCCAACTGCAGTAATGCTGACAAGTCTTCTTTATTTGATACACCGTAAAACCTCGAATTGACCAATTTCTTTCTCTAATCGGATTCGTCTTATATTGCTAACGATTACATTTTCTTTATAAATAATTTTCCCATAAACTGAGCAACTACTCATTTCAAATTAGGCACCACTCTTATTCATACACTCGTTTAAAAACTTTTTGTTTTTCTCTCAATGTTTCCTTCAGTTGTCTTCAACCTAAGCAAAGGAATTTCAGCTTTTTCTAAAATAATATTTTTAAGCCTGTCACGTTCTTGCTGCACCTTATCATCATGACTACTTCCATCCACTTCAATCACTCCAATCGGAATCTTGCCGATCTTATAATAAATGACAAAATCACAGCTCGATTTTTGCTTCATGAATTCTATCTCTCTATCAGTAAATGAATTATTTTTAATGGAGACAAGTTGGATTAAATTGATCTGCATATGAAACGTCAAAGAAGCAAATTCATCTGTCCTTAAAATATCCCTCAACAAGGCAGCCATAATCCGCTCAGATTTGAAATATGAGTCCTTTAAATTTAATTGAGTATTTAATTTTTCCAGAGAACGATCATATTCCTTATATAATAAATCGAATGCAGAAATTACTGGACTATCATAGATGTATTGATCAGAGGCATAGTACTTAATATATCTAACTAAAGCTGCCAAACTTTTATTATTCTTTGTAAACACTTGATTACCAGTTACTAAAGTGAATTTATTGATGGCTCTAGAAACAGCTACATTCACCAAATGCGGATTATCAACAAAATCAATCGATGCTTGACTGCTTTTTTTCTTATCCAAAACTGTTGAAAAAATAATTTCTTTACATTCTCTTCCTTGAAATTTATGAATAGTTGCTCTAGCAAACTCTTCTGGTAGATACTTCCCAGCTAAATTCACTTGATTGTTATAAGGAGCAATAAATCCGATGTCTTTCTCATCTGACCAGCCAACTTCCACTAAAGACTCAATTTCCCGCAAATTAGCTCGTTTTCTTGTATGGTTTCCTTTAGATGTGATAATTAGTTCAATGGATGCTTCTCCTTCATCGATAGTCATAGGGATTAATTGATTATTGTAAAATTGCTGATTGCAAAATTGGATAATTTTAGGATGGCATCTATAGTGCTCTTTCAGCAAAGTAATCGGCACTTTCTCTTTAAATACATTGATAAAAGAATCCAGTAAACTATATTTTGTACATTCGTAATCATTAGAAGGCGCCTTGATTTCTGTCTTTTCAGGTATGTGAGGAAGTTGTTTGCGATCACCCACCACAATAATATTCTTTGCACAGCCCAGACTCAAAATCCCCGGAACGATATCTTGCTGTGATGCTTCGTCGATAATGATATAGTCTAATATCGCTCCCTCTGCTATAGAATTAATAATCGAATGTGCACTACTGCCAATCACTGGAAAACGTTTAATAAAATTACTGAACTCCTTTTTATAGCTATCTGCGGTAAAATTTGAATTAGATGGAATTGATTTTGATAATTGTTGCTTGAGAAATTGCATTGATTTATTCGTTAACTCTTCTAATAATTTTTCGAAATTATCCCTATTCAAATCGTTCTTATATTTTTGTAATTGCTGCTCTTTTTGTTGTAACGTTTTTTCATAATAATGAAATTGTAGAGAATAAATAAAATTTATTCGTTCAGTATAAGTATTTAAAAACTTAGTTCTAAATATTCTAAACCCTAGCAATAAGCGGAATCTCTCTTTAAAAGAAAATTTTATTTGAGAAAGATAATTCATATATGCAAGTAAATCAGAAGTTTTCTCTGGACTTAATTTGTATCTTTCGACATCCATTAACTCTACAAGTGTATTTTCTTCATGCCATTCTTCTAAGTACTTTTTCTCAACAAGCAGCTCGCTGATTTCTGCGGTCAATTGCGCTACTTTATTTTGTGTAGCCAGACTTGCTTTCACCTTCGCTAAAATATCATCAATTTCCTTTATAGGAGTAGCTGCAGAATTTGAATTATAACGAGGAACTTCTTTTACCCCTGCAAAGAATTCTGTCCTATTAGTTGAACACCCTAATTTCGCAATAAGGTAGTCTAGTTCTTTTTTAGCCATCTTCTCATACACATTTTCAACTGCTGGATTGTTATTTGAAACAATTGCAACAGATTTTTTATTTATTAAAATATTTGCAATGATATTTAAAATAGTTTGTGTCTTCCCTGTACCAGGAGGACCTTCAATAATACTAATTTGAGAGGAAAAAGCATTTTCAACAGCTTTTAATTGACTCTCATTCAATCCAAAGGGAAAAATCAAATGTTTCAAAGAATTTCTAGCCTCATTTTTACCATAGCAATACGAATGCAACGCTGTTCCTTTGTAAGGAGTGATTTTTTCCAATTGCCTTTCTATATTTTTGGTCATAGTTTTATTTTCTGGACTAGCATTACGAACACGCTCTTTTACAATTTCAGTAAAATAAGAAAATATATCCTCATTTTTCAAATCAGAACTCGAAATAATACTTACTTTTTCTGACTTCATGACATACTTTTTTTGGTCATTTGGATAGTTTACAACAATATACTTATTCCCGTATTCAGTGGCTTTATCTATTTGTTGATAAACATTTTCTTCTTTAGATAAAAGACCTGCATGTATCTCTTTTTGTGGTGTAATTTTACATAAATCTAATGGCTTCCAAAACGATTTACCTGACGGGAAATAAACAGTTACCATTAGTTTATTGTCTTTTTCCCAGAGCTTCCAATCAATTATTTGATTCGTTTTGTCTTGTCCATTCATAGATATGGAAAACATTTAGATCATACCACCTCAATTTCAGACTATATGCTTATTCTAGATTATTGGAAATAAAAGATTTAACTGGAATTCAGAGCCACTCAACTTTTCTGATAACCTATTCTATGGAACTTGAACTATATTTCATTTTTTCAAGTTCAAATGCTTCCATCTCTTGTGCATGTTGTTCTGCTAGACATTTTATACTAATAATAATTGCATTTATTTCATTAATATCTTCTAAACTGATTGAATTTACTATCAATCGTTCATAGGACATCTGGCTTAACGCTGAAAGACAGCTACTTAAACTATATGAATCAGCTACTAATTTATCGAGATCTACATTTTTTTCCATGAGAAATACTCTCCATTCTTTTATCTAGTTAAGGAACGAAACATCATTATAAATTTATATTAGAGCTGTTGCTTATCTTAATTAACTAATTCGGTATTAAAGCTATTGAATTAAATCTTTACTATTAAATAACTGTATAAGCTAT harbors:
- a CDS encoding AAA domain-containing protein, with product MFSISMNGQDKTNQIIDWKLWEKDNKLMVTVYFPSGKSFWKPLDLCKITPQKEIHAGLLSKEENVYQQIDKATEYGNKYIVVNYPNDQKKYVMKSEKVSIISSSDLKNEDIFSYFTEIVKERVRNASPENKTMTKNIERQLEKITPYKGTALHSYCYGKNEARNSLKHLIFPFGLNESQLKAVENAFSSQISIIEGPPGTGKTQTILNIIANILINKKSVAIVSNNNPAVENVYEKMAKKELDYLIAKLGCSTNRTEFFAGVKEVPRYNSNSAATPIKEIDDILAKVKASLATQNKVAQLTAEISELLVEKKYLEEWHEENTLVELMDVERYKLSPEKTSDLLAYMNYLSQIKFSFKERFRLLLGFRIFRTKFLNTYTERINFIYSLQFHYYEKTLQQKEQQLQKYKNDLNRDNFEKLLEELTNKSMQFLKQQLSKSIPSNSNFTADSYKKEFSNFIKRFPVIGSSAHSIINSIAEGAILDYIIIDEASQQDIVPGILSLGCAKNIIVVGDRKQLPHIPEKTEIKAPSNDYECTKYSLLDSFINVFKEKVPITLLKEHYRCHPKIIQFCNQQFYNNQLIPMTIDEGEASIELIITSKGNHTRKRANLREIESLVEVGWSDEKDIGFIAPYNNQVNLAGKYLPEEFARATIHKFQGRECKEIIFSTVLDKKKSSQASIDFVDNPHLVNVAVSRAINKFTLVTGNQVFTKNNKSLAALVRYIKYYASDQYIYDSPVISAFDLLYKEYDRSLEKLNTQLNLKDSYFKSERIMAALLRDILRTDEFASLTFHMQINLIQLVSIKNNSFTDREIEFMKQKSSCDFVIYYKIGKIPIGVIEVDGSSHDDKVQQERDRLKNIILEKAEIPLLRLKTTEGNIERKTKSF